The following coding sequences lie in one Myxococcus xanthus genomic window:
- a CDS encoding TetR/AcrR family transcriptional regulator, whose amino-acid sequence MTNTGGRKPDEGERYRAILETAARLICDRGYEGTSMQEIAAACRMTKAGLYHHIQNKEQLLFAIMNYGMDLFEEQVLSRVQDIANPVERLRACMRHNILLVTRGWSKEVIIILHEHATLTGETRAFIDARKKKYVDFLEEAFAQASQQGLIRPVDPTVGAFSFLGMVLWIYKWFKPDGRLTDEQIADGMVDMLFPPFAAAGDTAGQAGPSPLRMVPSVSATGTDSEDA is encoded by the coding sequence GTGACGAACACCGGAGGACGGAAGCCGGACGAGGGCGAGCGCTACCGAGCCATCCTGGAAACGGCGGCGAGGCTCATCTGCGACCGGGGGTACGAGGGCACGTCGATGCAGGAGATTGCCGCCGCGTGCCGGATGACGAAGGCGGGCCTCTACCACCACATCCAGAACAAGGAGCAGCTGCTCTTCGCCATCATGAACTACGGGATGGACCTGTTCGAGGAGCAGGTCCTCTCGCGGGTTCAGGACATCGCGAATCCAGTGGAGCGGCTTCGCGCGTGCATGCGCCACAACATCCTGCTGGTGACGCGGGGGTGGAGCAAGGAGGTCATCATCATCCTCCACGAGCACGCCACGCTCACCGGCGAGACGCGCGCCTTCATCGACGCCCGGAAGAAGAAGTACGTGGACTTCCTGGAGGAGGCCTTCGCGCAGGCCTCGCAGCAGGGCCTTATCCGCCCCGTGGACCCGACGGTGGGCGCCTTCTCGTTCCTGGGAATGGTGCTGTGGATCTACAAGTGGTTCAAGCCAGACGGGCGCCTCACGGACGAGCAGATCGCCGACGGCATGGTGGACATGCTGTTCCCGCCCTTCGCCGCCGCTGGTGACACCGCCGGACAGGCAGGGCCCTCCCCGTTGCGCATGGTGCCGAGCGTGTCGGCCACCGGCACGGATTCGGAGGACGCATGA
- a CDS encoding CoA transferase subunit A, with the protein MKTARWCSLEEAVASIPDGASLATGGFMLGRAPMALVMEIIAQGKRDLGLISLPNPLPAEFLVAGGCLGKLEIAFGALSLQGRVRPMPCLKRAMEQGTLAWREHDGYRVVQRLRAASMGLPFIPAPDADVSGLAQTEPPPTVEDPFTGQRVAVEPAFYPDVALIHARAADERGNLYMEDPTTDLLVAGAAKRVIATVEERVAKLPRATLPGFQVDRIVLAPGGALPTGCAGLYPHDDAMLARYLSLAETGREAEFLETLLTRRAA; encoded by the coding sequence ATGAAGACGGCGCGCTGGTGCTCGCTGGAGGAGGCGGTGGCCTCCATTCCGGATGGCGCGTCGCTGGCCACCGGCGGCTTCATGCTGGGCCGCGCCCCCATGGCGCTGGTGATGGAAATCATCGCGCAGGGCAAGCGCGACCTGGGCCTCATCTCCCTCCCCAACCCGCTGCCCGCGGAGTTCCTCGTGGCGGGCGGCTGTCTGGGCAAGCTGGAGATTGCCTTCGGCGCGCTGAGCCTTCAGGGCCGCGTGCGTCCCATGCCCTGCCTCAAGCGGGCCATGGAGCAAGGCACCCTCGCCTGGCGCGAACATGACGGCTACCGCGTCGTCCAGCGGCTGCGCGCCGCGTCCATGGGCCTGCCCTTCATCCCCGCGCCGGACGCGGACGTGTCCGGGCTGGCGCAGACGGAGCCGCCGCCCACGGTGGAGGACCCCTTCACCGGCCAGCGCGTGGCGGTGGAGCCGGCGTTCTATCCGGACGTGGCGCTGATCCACGCGCGCGCCGCGGACGAGCGCGGCAACCTCTACATGGAAGACCCGACCACGGACCTGCTGGTGGCGGGCGCGGCGAAGCGGGTGATTGCCACGGTGGAGGAGCGGGTGGCGAAGCTGCCTCGCGCCACCCTGCCCGGCTTCCAGGTGGACCGCATCGTCCTGGCCCCCGGTGGCGCCCTGCCCACCGGCTGCGCAGGGCTCTACCCGCACGATGACGCGATGCTGGCCCGCTACCTGTCGCTGGCGGAGACGGGCCGCGAGGCGGAGTTCCTGGAAACGCTGCTGACGCGGAGGGCGGCATGA